The Desulfosporosinus acidiphilus SJ4 genome has a window encoding:
- a CDS encoding winged helix-turn-helix transcriptional regulator → MKENEKLVGRCPYVTAQKVLSGKWSLLILHYISEKTLRFNELQRLMPDLTQATLTRQLRALEENGLILRKVYHQVPPKVEYSLSDIGIEFNEVLEKLEVWGKKYIQSHFQAHLEPDI, encoded by the coding sequence ATGAAAGAGAATGAAAAATTAGTAGGGCGATGTCCCTATGTAACAGCACAAAAAGTATTATCCGGGAAATGGAGTCTCTTAATTTTACATTATATAAGTGAAAAAACTCTGAGATTCAATGAGTTACAGCGTTTAATGCCGGATTTAACACAAGCAACGTTGACAAGGCAGTTGCGGGCACTGGAGGAAAATGGGCTTATCCTTCGCAAGGTCTATCACCAAGTTCCCCCAAAAGTAGAATACTCACTAAGTGACATTGGTATTGAATTTAATGAAGTCCTAGAGAAATTGGAAGTATGGGGTAAAAAATATATACAAAGCCATTTTCAGGCACACCTTGAACCAGATATTTGA
- a CDS encoding pyridoxamine 5'-phosphate oxidase family protein, translated as METVFEFFKNNQVFFIATMDGDQPRNRPFGAVAKFEGKLYICTNNTKNVFKQIEKNTKIEIAALNKDGGWFRLEAKAIVDKRPEAKQAMLDQNPSLTKMYKVDDGVFEVLYFEDATATFMTTEPKTIKF; from the coding sequence ATGGAAACAGTATTCGAGTTTTTTAAAAACAACCAGGTTTTCTTTATTGCAACAATGGATGGTGATCAGCCGAGAAACCGCCCCTTTGGAGCGGTAGCAAAATTTGAGGGCAAGCTGTATATATGCACAAACAATACAAAGAACGTATTTAAACAAATTGAAAAGAACACTAAAATCGAAATTGCTGCCTTAAACAAAGATGGCGGCTGGTTTCGCTTAGAAGCAAAGGCGATCGTTGATAAAAGACCGGAAGCAAAACAAGCTATGCTTGACCAGAATCCTTCACTTACAAAAATGTACAAAGTTGATGATGGAGTTTTTGAGGTGCTGTATTTTGAAGATGCAACGGCAACATTTATGACAACTGAGCCCAAAACCATTAAATTCTAA
- a CDS encoding ATP-binding protein, translating to MLDLLNSLPGIVIVVEENYKVRFANRNYNREFGEDHVEFCYNMFGRTTPCENCKINEVFVEGRPMENEDTFYNGEIYEAKYQPFRDIDGTRLVIKTLYNITERKKGEQELSRLHREMAHLERLNLVAQMAAGITHEIRNPISVVRGYLQFLGSKPEFQLQGQIFELMINELDRANSIISDYLAISRNSTKGLQYFNINKILRHLYPLLEADSGSQDKQIEFNTRETPNTMLNPDEISQLVLNLCRNSLEAMKAGGTLTIQTYVENEFVILCIEDEGGGIPTEQLDRIGTPFFTTKENGTGLGLSICYDIAFRHNASIDFKSSPRGTTFFVRFPLVKEVTSLSH from the coding sequence ATGCTCGATTTGTTGAACAGTCTGCCGGGTATAGTCATTGTAGTGGAAGAAAATTATAAGGTTCGTTTCGCAAATCGCAATTATAACAGAGAATTTGGTGAGGATCACGTTGAGTTCTGTTACAATATGTTTGGAAGGACAACCCCTTGTGAGAACTGTAAGATAAATGAAGTGTTTGTTGAAGGACGGCCTATGGAAAATGAGGATACTTTCTATAACGGAGAAATTTACGAAGCCAAATATCAGCCATTTAGAGATATTGATGGAACAAGACTTGTCATAAAAACCCTTTACAATATTACAGAGCGAAAAAAGGGAGAGCAAGAACTGTCTCGCCTGCATCGAGAAATGGCACATCTAGAACGTCTGAATTTAGTGGCCCAAATGGCCGCAGGGATAACCCATGAAATTAGGAATCCGATTTCGGTGGTACGGGGATATCTCCAGTTTCTTGGGTCTAAACCGGAGTTTCAATTACAAGGTCAGATATTTGAGCTAATGATTAATGAACTTGATCGAGCCAATTCGATTATCTCGGATTACTTGGCAATATCAAGAAATTCCACGAAAGGGCTCCAATACTTTAATATCAACAAAATTTTAAGACATCTATATCCATTGCTTGAGGCAGACTCAGGTTCTCAGGATAAACAAATAGAATTTAATACCAGAGAAACCCCTAATACTATGCTCAATCCGGATGAAATCTCACAATTAGTGCTTAATTTATGTCGTAACAGCTTAGAGGCAATGAAAGCAGGGGGAACGCTAACTATTCAGACATATGTTGAGAACGAATTTGTGATCCTATGTATTGAGGATGAGGGCGGAGGTATCCCAACAGAACAATTGGACAGAATTGGTACACCTTTTTTTACGACAAAAGAGAACGGAACAGGATTAGGCCTGAGCATCTGTTACGATATCGCTTTTCGTCATAATGCTTCTATTGACTTTAAGAGCAGTCCCAGGGGAACAACTTTTTTTGTTCGTTTTCCGCTAGTCAAAGAAGTAACAAGTTTATCGCACTGA
- a CDS encoding ATP-binding protein, whose amino-acid sequence MIYCLFYGFLKVGLPVIALVYLYLTCSSVYLFLGISLFFKDRKNIINKIFLAISLNLAFWAFCYALMTSSSTKEAAYFFNRLSSLSWSTLFSMVLYLFIYLTKREAYLKKPWNHLPLVVPSLIAIYLYFLHTTSANEIVRASYGWTFLIPKRNGVLWDYYYGIYSVVFALVSIWLILDWGKKSKLVREKKQSKLVAYSLLASLILGSITNIILPLLKKTYLPQLAVVSILFVCLVIRYSMIKLKLMSFTSERVVLDVLKIMNEGLIITDPEGKITSINKGALQLLGYEESNLRGKLAEQFFQSDLMLSKTGISSRSENEIITQNGTLIPVLSSFSVLLDDFGDELGRVILFQNISEIKQIQNELRNAHEMMMGEYTRLHDVIDSLPGLVSVISESYVVRFANQNHNSVFGESEGKTCYEVVAQNKPCDNCSINYVFENDLPIRGEKLFYNNRIYEVTLQPFYDIDGSKLVIRNLCDITERKEAEQELSRLQTEMARLERLNLVGQMAAGIAHEIRNPMTTVRGYLQLLGSKSEYQSQESTFQLMIDELDRANIIISDFLSLARNSTKERRYQNINELLKHLFPLLEADSFSQNKQIVFVAGEIPDILISQEEISQLVLNLCRNGLEAMEEGGTVTIRTYLEDDHVVLSVKDEGKGIEAGDLDKIGTPFFTTKEKGTGLGLSTCYNIAAHHNARLEFISNPNGTTFLVRFITKK is encoded by the coding sequence ATGATTTATTGCTTATTCTATGGGTTTCTGAAAGTGGGGTTGCCGGTGATAGCGTTAGTTTATTTGTATCTGACTTGCAGTAGTGTCTATTTATTTTTGGGAATATCATTATTCTTTAAAGATCGCAAAAATATAATTAATAAAATATTTTTAGCGATAAGTTTGAACTTAGCATTCTGGGCCTTTTGTTATGCCTTGATGACTTCCTCAAGCACTAAGGAGGCTGCCTATTTTTTTAATAGGTTATCTTCTCTTTCTTGGTCTACATTGTTTAGCATGGTGTTGTATTTATTTATTTATCTGACCAAACGAGAGGCCTATTTAAAGAAACCTTGGAATCATTTGCCGCTTGTTGTCCCCTCTTTGATTGCCATTTATCTCTACTTTCTTCATACTACTTCAGCTAACGAAATTGTGCGGGCTTCCTATGGATGGACTTTTTTAATTCCTAAGAGAAATGGAGTGCTTTGGGATTATTATTATGGTATTTACAGTGTAGTATTCGCCCTTGTCAGTATTTGGCTAATTCTGGATTGGGGTAAAAAGTCGAAATTGGTGAGAGAAAAGAAACAGTCTAAATTAGTTGCTTATTCTCTTCTAGCATCCTTAATTCTAGGTTCAATAACGAATATTATATTACCGCTCTTAAAAAAGACATACCTTCCGCAACTTGCAGTAGTTTCTATCCTCTTTGTTTGCCTGGTAATTAGGTACTCAATGATTAAATTAAAACTGATGAGTTTCACCTCAGAACGTGTTGTCTTGGACGTTTTGAAAATTATGAATGAGGGGTTAATAATTACTGATCCGGAGGGGAAAATAACGAGTATAAATAAGGGAGCACTTCAACTATTAGGATATGAGGAAAGTAATCTTAGGGGTAAGCTCGCAGAGCAATTTTTCCAAAGCGATTTGATGTTGTCTAAAACCGGTATTTCGAGTCGCAGCGAAAATGAAATAATAACTCAGAATGGAACATTGATACCAGTTTTAAGTTCTTTTTCAGTTTTGTTGGATGACTTTGGTGATGAATTAGGACGTGTCATATTATTTCAGAACATCTCGGAAATAAAACAAATCCAAAATGAACTAAGAAATGCTCATGAGATGATGATGGGGGAATATACACGTCTGCATGATGTTATTGATAGTCTTCCTGGGCTGGTGTCCGTTATCTCGGAAAGTTATGTGGTTCGATTTGCAAATCAAAATCATAATTCTGTCTTTGGAGAGAGTGAAGGAAAAACTTGTTATGAAGTGGTCGCCCAAAATAAACCATGTGACAATTGCTCAATAAACTATGTCTTCGAAAACGACCTTCCTATTAGGGGAGAAAAACTCTTTTACAACAACCGGATTTACGAAGTAACTCTTCAGCCATTTTATGATATTGACGGTTCTAAGCTTGTAATTAGAAATTTATGCGATATAACAGAACGCAAAGAAGCTGAGCAGGAACTATCTCGATTGCAAACAGAGATGGCACGCCTTGAGCGCCTGAATTTAGTGGGACAGATGGCTGCCGGTATTGCTCATGAAATCAGGAATCCTATGACAACGGTTCGAGGATATCTCCAGTTACTGGGAAGTAAATCAGAGTATCAGTCTCAGGAGAGCACGTTCCAACTGATGATCGATGAGCTCGATCGGGCCAATATAATTATTTCGGATTTTTTGTCACTTGCAAGAAATTCAACGAAAGAGCGCCGTTATCAAAATATTAATGAATTATTAAAACATTTATTTCCTTTACTGGAGGCGGATTCTTTTTCTCAGAACAAACAAATTGTGTTTGTGGCGGGAGAAATTCCGGATATACTGATAAGCCAAGAAGAGATTTCGCAATTAGTGTTAAATTTGTGTCGCAATGGTTTAGAGGCCATGGAAGAAGGGGGAACTGTTACGATCCGAACGTATCTTGAGGATGATCACGTGGTACTCTCTGTTAAGGATGAAGGTAAGGGTATCGAAGCAGGGGATTTGGATAAAATCGGAACACCGTTTTTTACGACGAAAGAGAAAGGAACAGGTCTTGGTTTAAGTACTTGTTACAATATTGCGGCCCATCATAATGCTCGTTTAGAATTCATAAGCAATCCTAACGGTACAACGTTTCTTGTGCGTTTTATCACAAAGAAATAA
- a CDS encoding NifB/NifX family molybdenum-iron cluster-binding protein, with product MKIAVASNNGMVAEHFGHCHSFSIFQVENNQIVQIDSILNPGHKPGFIPDFLDDLGVSVIVSGDISGGAIEIFNEKGISVITGAKGHAKIAAEQYLQGSLKTNSAVCHEHIHQGECGN from the coding sequence TTGAAAATTGCGGTAGCAAGTAATAACGGTATGGTCGCTGAGCATTTTGGGCATTGTCATAGTTTTAGCATATTCCAAGTTGAAAATAATCAGATTGTGCAAATAGATTCTATTTTAAATCCAGGGCACAAGCCTGGCTTTATACCCGACTTCTTAGATGACTTGGGGGTCAGTGTTATTGTTTCGGGCGATATAAGTGGCGGAGCCATAGAAATATTCAATGAAAAGGGTATATCTGTAATAACCGGTGCCAAAGGACATGCTAAGATAGCTGCCGAACAGTATTTGCAAGGCTCACTTAAAACTAATAGTGCTGTATGTCATGAGCATATACACCAAGGTGAATGTGGAAATTGA
- a CDS encoding TetR/AcrR family transcriptional regulator codes for MEPRLISRREGIILTSIQIIHEAGFQGLSTREVAKREGISESAIFKHFKSKGELILAILNHFSQYDQAVFTAVKARKVHEVEAIQDFVETFVTYYENYPPITAILNTYDNLFSDKEFNEKVKSIFFARLNFLQELVDRGVEAGLISGEISSEALADTIDGIIRLMSLKWRMNNFSFSLREETMKTVNSILKGFTFLNH; via the coding sequence TTGGAACCTAGACTGATAAGCCGCAGAGAGGGAATTATTCTAACTTCAATTCAGATCATTCATGAAGCTGGTTTTCAAGGCCTTTCAACTCGTGAAGTTGCCAAAAGAGAAGGAATTTCAGAATCGGCTATCTTTAAACATTTTAAAAGCAAGGGTGAACTTATTCTAGCTATTCTTAATCACTTCTCGCAGTACGATCAAGCGGTTTTTACTGCAGTCAAAGCGCGTAAAGTTCATGAGGTTGAGGCAATTCAAGACTTTGTGGAAACTTTTGTTACATATTATGAGAATTATCCTCCAATTACGGCCATTCTAAATACTTACGATAATTTATTTTCGGACAAAGAGTTCAATGAGAAGGTAAAGTCTATCTTTTTCGCCCGTCTTAACTTTTTGCAGGAACTTGTTGATCGAGGAGTTGAAGCAGGGCTTATCTCCGGAGAAATATCAAGTGAGGCATTAGCAGACACTATCGACGGGATCATCCGTTTAATGAGCCTCAAGTGGAGAATGAATAATTTCAGTTTTTCCTTACGGGAAGAGACTATGAAGACAGTTAATTCGATCTTGAAAGGGTTCACTTTCCTTAATCATTAA
- a CDS encoding chemotaxis protein CheA, which translates to MAKQRINEPMLELFIFETTQLIGQLEQILISSEKNASFTTEQINETFRIMHTIKGSSAMMLFNNIAALAHALEDLFFFLREEKPQGVNFSEILDLVFDGLDFINVELIKITNGDEADGEALRLIEQLHAFLVSIKGEQTDIENSRKESKLPSTQQFYISKDRQADLEIQYGYFFQATIHFEEDCGMENLRAFGVVNELEGQLEEFYHLPLDIDEDESIQEIQAEGFRLFIKTNHTYEEVRDLLRQTIFLKELTLNVIEDPETAFRPFTNGLSAAVLLENGPLKSPVPRDQGEKETDKGSSALNTQNHQSIINVSVAKLDKLMDLVGEMVIAEAMVTQNPDLIGLDLQNFQKAARQLNKITTELQDIVMSVRMVPLAATFQKMNRTVRDMCKKLNKEVSLKLIGEETEVDKNIIEHIADPLMHLIRNSIDHGIEEPGYREAKGKPRTGTIVLEAKNAGSDVLVLIRDDGQGFNKEKILAKALGNGLLHKNSEELSDKEIYNLIFLPGFSTNETVTEFSGRGVGMDVVSSNISAVGGTVAVNSIPGEGTAISLKIPLTLAIIDGMNVKVGNARYTIPIISIKESFKPKLSDIIVDPDQREMLMVRGQCYPVLRLHEFYRVKTEVTELTEGMIIIVEQEGKTLCLFADELLGQQQVVVKALPAYIKNLKTIPGLAGCTLLGDGSISLILDITGLLSA; encoded by the coding sequence GTGGCTAAGCAGAGGATCAATGAACCCATGCTGGAATTATTTATTTTCGAAACAACGCAATTGATTGGGCAGCTTGAACAGATTTTAATAAGTTCAGAGAAGAATGCTAGTTTTACAACAGAACAAATAAATGAGACGTTTCGGATAATGCATACCATAAAAGGTTCTTCTGCCATGATGCTCTTTAATAACATTGCTGCCTTAGCTCATGCGCTGGAAGATTTGTTTTTTTTCCTTAGAGAAGAAAAACCTCAAGGAGTCAATTTCTCAGAAATACTTGACCTCGTTTTTGATGGATTAGACTTTATTAATGTGGAGCTTATAAAGATTACTAATGGGGATGAAGCAGACGGTGAGGCCTTGCGACTTATCGAACAACTTCATGCCTTTTTAGTTTCTATAAAGGGTGAACAAACTGACATAGAGAATTCCCGCAAAGAATCCAAATTGCCCAGCACTCAGCAATTTTACATCAGCAAAGACAGACAAGCCGATCTTGAAATTCAATATGGATACTTTTTTCAAGCCACAATTCATTTTGAAGAGGACTGTGGTATGGAGAACCTTAGGGCTTTTGGTGTTGTTAATGAATTAGAGGGACAACTGGAAGAGTTCTATCATTTACCGCTGGATATCGACGAAGATGAATCGATTCAGGAAATCCAAGCAGAGGGTTTTAGACTTTTCATCAAAACAAATCATACCTATGAAGAGGTTCGTGATCTGCTGCGGCAAACTATATTTCTCAAAGAATTAACTCTGAACGTAATTGAAGATCCGGAAACGGCCTTCCGTCCCTTTACAAATGGGCTTAGCGCAGCAGTTCTCTTGGAAAACGGTCCCTTAAAATCCCCTGTGCCTCGGGATCAAGGGGAGAAAGAAACTGATAAAGGTAGCTCTGCCCTAAATACGCAAAATCATCAAAGCATTATTAATGTCAGTGTGGCAAAACTGGATAAGTTGATGGATCTCGTAGGCGAAATGGTGATTGCAGAAGCTATGGTAACGCAAAATCCGGATCTTATAGGGCTTGACTTGCAAAACTTTCAAAAAGCTGCCCGTCAACTAAATAAAATCACAACTGAACTTCAGGACATAGTTATGTCCGTTCGGATGGTCCCCCTGGCGGCTACCTTTCAAAAGATGAACCGTACTGTCCGTGATATGTGTAAGAAGCTAAATAAGGAAGTTTCTCTGAAATTAATTGGCGAAGAGACAGAGGTCGATAAAAATATTATTGAACATATCGCTGACCCTCTGATGCATCTCATACGTAATTCAATCGACCATGGTATTGAAGAACCAGGTTATCGCGAAGCAAAAGGGAAACCACGCACGGGGACTATTGTTTTAGAAGCCAAAAATGCCGGTAGTGATGTCCTGGTCTTAATTCGAGACGATGGTCAAGGTTTTAATAAAGAAAAAATACTCGCTAAAGCTTTAGGAAACGGTTTGCTTCATAAAAACTCCGAGGAGCTATCAGATAAAGAAATCTACAATTTGATTTTTCTGCCTGGTTTCTCGACCAATGAGACTGTTACGGAATTTTCCGGCCGGGGGGTTGGTATGGATGTGGTCTCCAGCAATATTTCTGCTGTGGGAGGAACGGTTGCCGTAAACAGTATCCCTGGTGAGGGGACGGCAATATCGTTAAAAATCCCTCTTACGTTAGCGATCATTGATGGCATGAATGTAAAGGTAGGCAATGCTCGGTATACTATTCCGATCATCTCAATTAAAGAATCGTTTAAACCCAAGTTGTCAGATATTATTGTTGATCCTGATCAACGGGAGATGCTTATGGTGCGAGGTCAATGTTATCCGGTCTTGCGCCTGCATGAATTTTACCGGGTGAAGACCGAGGTGACTGAACTTACAGAGGGTATGATCATTATTGTGGAGCAAGAGGGTAAGACTTTGTGCCTTTTTGCCGATGAACTGCTAGGCCAGCAGCAAGTGGTGGTCAAAGCCTTACCGGCCTATATTAAAAACCTTAAGACAATTCCGGGACTTGCCGGCTGTACTTTATTAGGTGACGGCAGTATCAGTCTAATTTTAGATATCACAGGATTACTTTCAGCTTAG
- a CDS encoding chemotaxis protein CheW, with amino-acid sequence MTEADQGLLEEEDTQKGKFLTFLLGNEFYGIEIKYVTEIIGFQPITEVPDLPDYIKGIVNLRGKIIPVMDVRLRFRKPFREYNDRTCVIVVDVFEISIGLIVDSVSEVIAISEEEIVAPPNLGRGGSKYIKGIGKVGNEVKLLLDCDKLLNDQDLETLENV; translated from the coding sequence GTGACTGAAGCAGACCAAGGGCTTCTTGAGGAAGAAGACACTCAGAAGGGGAAGTTCCTAACTTTTTTACTTGGCAACGAATTTTATGGTATTGAAATTAAGTATGTGACCGAGATCATTGGTTTTCAACCGATTACAGAAGTTCCTGACCTCCCGGATTATATTAAAGGTATCGTTAACCTAAGGGGTAAGATTATTCCGGTAATGGATGTGCGATTGCGCTTTCGGAAACCTTTTCGAGAGTACAATGACCGAACCTGTGTTATTGTGGTGGATGTTTTTGAGATTTCCATCGGTCTTATTGTGGATAGTGTTTCTGAAGTAATTGCCATCTCTGAAGAAGAGATCGTTGCTCCTCCTAATCTCGGCAGAGGCGGGAGTAAATATATTAAAGGCATCGGTAAGGTAGGGAATGAGGTTAAACTCCTGCTAGATTGTGACAAACTGCTCAATGATCAGGATCTTGAAACTTTGGAGAATGTGTAA
- a CDS encoding HAMP domain-containing methyl-accepting chemotaxis protein has translation MKWFYNLKISTKLLISFIIVALLSGIVGYVGIQDLLKTNGEYADLYIDHGISLSYLANVSDGFQRMRVNLRDLMVDTNQNNKQKYVEGIKIYEKQAEDNMALYQANLKSSEDRAAFSQLQDAWNKLLPVVDKETALATNHQEQQAYIVSSTDGATVTQLVDSAIKKEINLNITTGKQLSDQYRKDSQSTVAIMIGIIAFCMLLAVALGLLLSRIISKPIRRLAEGAEKIALGEVDLKFAAATKDELGILENAFGKMVENIRSQAEAADRIATGDLNVQVTIRSEKDVLSKSLQQVVTTLRSLLDEMEHMSKEHDLGDIDVFVSAENFKGAYRTVANGVNDMVKGHISVNMKAITCVAEFGKGNFDVELEKFPGKKAIINQNIESLRHNLKEVSSEVRKLIVSSKEGRLNERADAKKFQGDWAELIQGLNGLIDAILEPIQEAAAVLDEMAKGNLGTNVKGNYKGDHAKIKNALNDTISTLASYVSEISQVLTQMANGNLDVEISRDYRGDFSEIKKSLNNIIQALNDVLSDINNASTQVAAGSRQVSDSAQSLSQGSTEQASAIEELTASLEEIASQTKLNASNANKANELAFAAKEDAAEGNNQMKEMLRAMDAINEASSNISKIIKVIDEIAFQTNTLALNAAVEAARAGQHGKGFAVVAEEVRNLATRSANAAKETTLLIEGSIKKVEDGTKIANNTASALIKIVNGVAEAASLVGEIATASNEQALGVTQVNQGIQQVSAVVQTNSATSEESAAASEELSSQAELLREQVSRFKLKRTRSTSYNNLDDLNPEVIKMLESMRQRKRENSMGQVPREPEATIQKPKITLSDSEFGKY, from the coding sequence ATGAAATGGTTTTATAATTTGAAGATCAGCACAAAGCTGCTCATCTCATTTATTATTGTTGCCTTGTTGTCAGGAATTGTGGGATATGTTGGTATCCAAGATCTACTTAAGACTAATGGTGAATATGCTGACTTGTATATTGATCATGGAATATCACTGAGTTATTTGGCGAATGTTTCTGATGGATTTCAACGGATGAGAGTTAATTTGCGGGATCTCATGGTTGATACGAATCAAAACAACAAGCAAAAATATGTAGAGGGCATTAAAATATATGAAAAGCAAGCTGAAGACAATATGGCCTTATATCAAGCAAACCTAAAATCTTCAGAGGATCGGGCAGCCTTTAGTCAGCTTCAGGATGCTTGGAACAAGTTATTGCCAGTTGTTGATAAAGAAACAGCTTTAGCCACAAATCATCAAGAACAACAGGCCTATATCGTTTCCAGCACCGATGGTGCCACTGTCACTCAATTGGTGGACAGTGCCATTAAAAAAGAGATAAATTTGAATATCACTACAGGAAAGCAATTGTCGGATCAATATAGAAAAGATTCTCAAAGTACAGTGGCTATTATGATAGGAATTATTGCTTTCTGCATGCTTCTGGCGGTTGCTCTCGGGTTGCTGCTTTCTCGCATTATTAGTAAACCGATAAGAAGGCTTGCCGAGGGAGCTGAAAAGATTGCTCTTGGGGAGGTAGACCTGAAATTTGCGGCAGCGACTAAGGACGAACTTGGGATTCTTGAAAACGCTTTTGGCAAAATGGTGGAGAATATTCGTTCTCAGGCTGAGGCTGCCGACAGGATTGCCACTGGAGATCTGAATGTTCAAGTTACAATCCGCTCGGAGAAAGATGTGCTCTCGAAAAGTTTGCAGCAAGTTGTCACTACTCTGCGAAGTTTACTCGATGAAATGGAACATATGTCCAAAGAACATGACCTTGGTGACATCGATGTCTTTGTTTCAGCCGAGAACTTTAAAGGCGCATACAGAACTGTGGCAAACGGTGTCAATGATATGGTTAAGGGACATATCAGCGTAAATATGAAAGCAATAACCTGTGTGGCCGAATTCGGGAAGGGGAACTTTGACGTAGAACTGGAGAAATTTCCGGGAAAGAAGGCAATCATTAATCAAAATATTGAATCGCTGCGTCATAACTTGAAGGAAGTTAGTTCGGAAGTCAGGAAACTGATCGTTTCATCCAAGGAAGGCCGTTTAAATGAGCGGGCTGACGCCAAGAAGTTCCAAGGGGATTGGGCTGAATTAATACAGGGCCTGAATGGCTTAATTGACGCGATTCTTGAGCCGATTCAAGAGGCCGCGGCAGTATTGGATGAGATGGCTAAGGGGAATCTGGGAACGAATGTTAAGGGGAATTACAAGGGTGATCATGCTAAAATCAAAAATGCTCTCAATGATACTATAAGTACACTGGCCTCTTATGTCAGCGAGATTTCGCAAGTCCTAACCCAGATGGCCAACGGCAATCTTGATGTAGAAATCAGTAGAGACTATAGGGGAGACTTTTCTGAAATCAAGAAATCATTGAATAATATTATTCAAGCATTAAATGATGTTCTAAGTGATATTAACAATGCGTCAACTCAGGTAGCAGCGGGTTCCCGGCAAGTTTCAGATTCTGCACAATCGCTTTCCCAGGGGTCCACAGAACAAGCCAGTGCCATTGAAGAATTAACTGCTTCCCTTGAAGAAATTGCTTCCCAAACAAAACTCAATGCTTCCAATGCTAACAAGGCCAATGAACTCGCTTTCGCTGCCAAGGAAGATGCCGCTGAAGGCAACAATCAGATGAAGGAAATGCTTCGTGCCATGGATGCCATCAATGAAGCTTCCAGCAATATTTCTAAGATTATTAAGGTCATCGATGAGATTGCCTTTCAAACCAATACCTTGGCCCTCAATGCCGCTGTTGAGGCGGCTCGAGCTGGGCAGCATGGCAAAGGTTTTGCAGTCGTTGCAGAGGAAGTTCGCAATCTTGCCACCCGAAGCGCCAATGCGGCTAAAGAGACAACCCTCTTGATTGAAGGTTCCATTAAGAAGGTTGAGGACGGAACAAAGATAGCCAATAATACTGCCAGTGCCTTAATTAAGATCGTTAACGGTGTTGCGGAAGCTGCGAGCCTTGTGGGGGAAATTGCTACAGCGTCTAATGAGCAAGCCTTAGGGGTTACTCAGGTTAACCAAGGAATCCAACAAGTTTCTGCTGTGGTTCAGACGAACTCTGCTACTTCGGAGGAGAGTGCGGCTGCCAGCGAAGAACTTTCGAGTCAAGCAGAACTTTTAAGGGAACAAGTTAGCCGGTTTAAGTTAAAAAGAACACGCTCAACCTCATATAACAATTTAGATGATCTCAATCCTGAAGTTATTAAAATGCTTGAGAGTATGAGACAAAGAAAACGAGAGAATTCAATGGGACAAGTCCCCCGGGAACCTGAGGCAACAATTCAAAAACCCAAAATTACTTTGAGCGATAGTGAGTTTGGCAAATATTAA